The Streptomyces sp. SS1-1 genome has a segment encoding these proteins:
- a CDS encoding S1 family peptidase: MRKPLGATLLALALAGAGAAPVAAAPADTAPSFGKGAGTGSVTSVVRDTVASVTAGLEQALKPTAQAVDFAGTVALSNCSGSVVRFPKSQDSDPALVLSNGHCLETGMPGPGQVVVNRSSSRTFSLLNASGSKVATLRASKIAYGTMTDTDVSIYQLTSTYAQIKSSTGISALTVSDTRPAAGTAITVASGYWKRLYNCNVDGFAYRLKEGDWTFKDSVRYTSACNTIGGTSGSPVIDQATKRVVAVNNTGNEDGQRCTVNNPCEVDESGNVTVRQGINYAQQIYQIPTCFGTGNKLNLSASGCVLPKP, encoded by the coding sequence ATGAGAAAACCTCTCGGCGCCACCCTCCTCGCCCTGGCCCTGGCCGGGGCCGGCGCCGCACCCGTGGCCGCGGCTCCCGCGGACACCGCCCCGTCCTTCGGCAAGGGTGCCGGGACGGGCTCGGTCACCTCGGTGGTCCGGGACACCGTCGCCTCCGTCACCGCCGGTCTCGAACAGGCGCTGAAGCCGACCGCCCAGGCCGTCGACTTCGCCGGCACCGTGGCGCTCAGCAACTGTTCCGGCTCCGTCGTGCGCTTCCCGAAGTCACAGGACAGCGACCCGGCGCTCGTCCTGTCGAACGGCCACTGCCTGGAGACCGGCATGCCCGGTCCCGGACAGGTCGTCGTCAACCGGTCGTCCAGCCGCACCTTCAGCCTGCTCAACGCGTCCGGCTCCAAGGTCGCCACCCTGCGGGCCAGCAAGATCGCCTACGGCACCATGACCGACACGGACGTGTCGATCTACCAGCTCACCAGCACGTACGCGCAGATCAAGAGCTCCACCGGGATCAGCGCGCTGACCGTGTCCGACACCCGCCCGGCCGCCGGCACCGCGATCACCGTCGCCTCCGGCTACTGGAAGCGGCTCTACAACTGCAACGTCGACGGGTTCGCGTACCGCCTGAAGGAAGGCGACTGGACCTTCAAGGACTCGGTCCGCTACACCTCCGCCTGCAACACCATCGGCGGCACCTCCGGCTCCCCGGTGATCGACCAGGCCACGAAGCGGGTCGTCGCCGTCAACAACACCGGCAACGAGGACGGCCAGCGCTGCACGGTCAACAACCCGTGCGAGGTGGACGAGAGCGGCAACGTCACCGTCCGCCAGGGCATCAACTACGCCCAGCAGATCTACCAGATCCCCACCTGCTTCGGCACCGGCAACAAGCTGAACCTGAGCGCGAGCGGCTGCGTGCTTCCCAAGCCGTGA
- a CDS encoding N-acyl-D-amino-acid deacylase family protein, which yields MEELVIRDADVVDGSGGPSYRADVVVDRGRIVSIVQEAAAAGCQRPKARRELDAEGLVLSPGFVDMHAHSDLALLRDPDHSAKAAQGVTLEVLGQDGLSYAPVDDRTLGEVRSAIAGWNGSGDDIDFDWRSVGEYLDRLDRGIAVNAAYLIPQGTVRALVVGWEDREATPAELDRMRALVAEGLEQGAVGLSSGLTYTPGMYARDAELTELCRVVARYGGYYCPHHRSYGAGALEAYEEMVALTREAGCALHLAHATMNFGVNRGRAPELLSLLDKALAEGADISLDTYPYTPGCTTLVALLPSWASEGGPEAVLARLADDATAERIRHDLEVVGADGCHGVPVEWETIEISGVAEPALADHVGRTVRETADARGEDPWTTARRLLLGDRLGTTILQHVGHEENVRAIMRHRVHTGGSDGILQGAKPHPRAYGTFPHYLGHYVRELGVLSLEECVAHLTSRPAKRLRLPDRGLVREGYRADLVLFDPETVAAGSTFEEPRTPPTGIPHVLVDGRFVIEDGRRTDVLAGRAVRRTG from the coding sequence GTGGAAGAGCTCGTCATCCGGGACGCCGACGTCGTCGACGGCAGCGGGGGTCCGTCCTACCGCGCCGACGTGGTCGTGGACCGCGGCAGGATCGTGTCGATCGTCCAGGAGGCCGCCGCGGCCGGCTGCCAGCGGCCGAAGGCGCGCCGCGAGCTGGACGCGGAGGGGCTGGTCCTCTCCCCCGGCTTCGTCGACATGCACGCCCACAGCGATCTGGCGCTGCTGCGGGACCCCGACCACAGCGCCAAGGCCGCCCAGGGCGTCACCCTGGAGGTGCTCGGCCAGGACGGGCTGTCGTACGCGCCCGTCGACGACCGCACGCTGGGCGAGGTGCGCAGCGCCATCGCCGGCTGGAACGGCTCCGGCGACGACATCGACTTCGACTGGCGGTCCGTCGGCGAGTACCTGGACCGCCTCGACCGGGGCATCGCGGTGAACGCCGCCTACCTGATCCCGCAGGGCACGGTCCGGGCGCTCGTCGTCGGCTGGGAGGACCGGGAGGCGACACCGGCCGAGCTGGACCGGATGCGCGCCCTGGTCGCCGAGGGCCTGGAGCAGGGCGCGGTCGGCCTGTCGTCGGGGCTGACGTACACACCGGGCATGTATGCGCGGGACGCCGAACTGACCGAGCTGTGCCGGGTCGTGGCCCGGTACGGCGGCTACTACTGCCCGCACCACCGCTCCTACGGGGCCGGGGCGCTCGAGGCGTACGAGGAGATGGTGGCGCTGACCCGGGAGGCGGGCTGCGCGCTGCATCTCGCCCACGCCACCATGAACTTCGGCGTGAACCGGGGCCGCGCCCCGGAGCTGCTGTCCCTGCTGGACAAGGCGCTCGCCGAGGGCGCCGACATCAGCCTCGACACCTACCCGTACACGCCCGGCTGCACGACCCTGGTGGCCCTGCTGCCGAGCTGGGCGAGCGAGGGCGGGCCCGAGGCGGTCCTCGCGCGGCTCGCGGACGACGCGACGGCCGAGCGGATCCGGCACGACCTGGAGGTGGTCGGCGCGGACGGCTGCCACGGCGTGCCCGTCGAGTGGGAGACGATCGAGATCTCGGGGGTGGCCGAGCCCGCGCTGGCGGACCACGTGGGCCGTACGGTCCGGGAGACGGCGGACGCGCGCGGCGAGGACCCGTGGACGACCGCGCGCCGGCTGCTCCTGGGGGACCGGCTGGGCACGACGATCCTGCAGCACGTCGGCCATGAGGAGAACGTCCGGGCGATCATGCGGCACCGCGTCCACACGGGCGGCTCGGACGGCATCCTCCAGGGCGCCAAGCCGCACCCGCGCGCGTACGGCACCTTCCCGCACTATCTCGGGCACTACGTGCGGGAGTTGGGGGTGCTGTCGCTGGAGGAGTGCGTGGCGCATCTGACCTCGCGCCCGGCGAAGCGGCTGCGGCTGCCGGACCGGGGCCTGGTCCGCGAGGGGTACCGGGCGGACCTGGTGCTGTTCGACCCGGAGACGGTGGCGGCGGGCTCCACGTTCGAGGAGCCGCGCACGCCACCGACGGGCATCCCGCATGTGCTCGTGGACGGCCGTTTCGTCATCGAGGACGGCCGCCGCACGGACGTACTGGCGGGCCGGGCGGTCCGCAGGACCGGTTAG
- a CDS encoding amino acid deaminase, translated as MGNEALARLSEERVDHRFKGLPPDADGLTVGELAAQRRNLFTGGFTTPVLALSAERLEHNLALMETYADRHGLAFAPHGKTSMAPALFQRQIERGAWGITLAVPHQVRVARAFGFGRIFLANELVDASALRWIAGELADPEFRLVCYVDSVSGVRLMDAALRDAGAGRPLDVVVELAAGEGARTGVRTDEECAAVADAVAATETLRLVGVAGYEGEVPRADPQRVRAWLRRLVALAAGFDEAGRFAGLDEIVVSAGGSAWFDTVAEVFAEIPALSVPVLKLLRSGAYVSHDDGHYRRLTPFNRVPGEGALEPAFRLWTQVVSRPSPGQAFANAGKRDAAYDLDLPVAQVVRRDGVEHPATGITVTALSDQHAWLETTGEADLEVGDWLGLGLSHPCTAFDKWQLIPLAEADGTVVDYIRTFF; from the coding sequence ATGGGGAACGAGGCGCTGGCCCGCCTGTCCGAGGAGCGCGTCGACCACCGCTTCAAGGGCCTCCCGCCCGACGCCGACGGCCTGACCGTCGGGGAGCTGGCCGCCCAGCGGCGCAACCTCTTCACCGGCGGCTTCACCACCCCGGTGCTCGCGCTGTCCGCCGAGCGCCTGGAGCACAACCTCGCCCTGATGGAGACGTACGCCGACCGCCACGGCCTCGCGTTCGCCCCGCACGGCAAGACCTCGATGGCACCGGCGCTCTTCCAGCGGCAGATCGAGCGCGGCGCCTGGGGCATCACGCTGGCCGTGCCCCACCAGGTGCGCGTGGCCCGCGCGTTCGGCTTCGGGCGGATCTTCCTCGCCAACGAGCTGGTGGACGCCTCCGCGCTGCGCTGGATCGCCGGCGAGCTGGCCGACCCGGAGTTCCGCCTCGTCTGCTACGTCGACTCCGTGTCCGGCGTACGCCTCATGGACGCCGCGCTGCGGGACGCCGGGGCCGGCCGGCCGCTGGACGTCGTCGTGGAGCTGGCGGCGGGCGAGGGCGCGCGCACCGGCGTCCGGACGGACGAGGAGTGCGCGGCCGTCGCGGACGCGGTCGCCGCCACGGAAACCCTCCGTCTGGTCGGGGTCGCCGGGTACGAGGGCGAGGTGCCGCGGGCGGACCCGCAGCGGGTGCGCGCCTGGCTGCGCCGGCTGGTGGCGCTGGCGGCGGGCTTCGACGAGGCGGGCCGGTTCGCGGGCCTGGACGAGATCGTCGTGAGCGCGGGCGGCAGCGCCTGGTTCGACACGGTCGCCGAGGTGTTCGCGGAGATCCCCGCCCTGTCGGTGCCGGTGCTGAAGCTGCTGCGCTCGGGCGCTTACGTCTCGCACGACGACGGCCACTACCGCAGGCTCACCCCGTTCAACCGAGTGCCGGGCGAGGGCGCCCTGGAGCCCGCGTTCCGGCTCTGGACGCAGGTCGTCTCCCGCCCGTCCCCCGGCCAGGCGTTCGCCAACGCCGGCAAGCGGGACGCGGCGTACGACCTCGATCTGCCCGTCGCCCAGGTGGTCCGCCGGGACGGTGTGGAGCACCCCGCCACCGGCATCACCGTGACCGCGCTGTCCGACCAGCACGCCTGGCTGGAGACGACCGGCGAGGCGGACCTGGAGGTCGGGGACTGGCTCGGCCTGGGACTGTCCCACCCGTGCACGGCGTTCGACAAGTGGCAGCTGATCCCGCTCGCCGAGGCGGACGGGACCGTCGTCGACTACATCCGCACGTTCTTCTGA
- a CDS encoding sugar kinase, with protein sequence MTFTGPRNAPGVVDVVALGESMVTFLPSRPGRLADVPSFERAIGGAESNVACGLAAAGHRVRWVSRVGADGFGDHLVETIGGHGVDVTAVRRDPARPTGVYFRTAGDRGTDAHEVAYYRAGSAASAMSAENVDLDAVRAGRVLHLSGITAALSGTCLGLLRELTAPREDRPLVSFDVNHRPGLWRDPGGPAVLLDLARAADLVFVGVDEAQDAWGVTGGPEAIRAALPEPPLLVVKDGPRGATAFDHARRPAVHVPAPTVRVAAATGAGDAFAAGFLHATLRGLPLRDRLRHGHLWAAATLTSPADLAAPPARDTADALVALDDAGWEKLRLGPGRTHPADRADEEVPTP encoded by the coding sequence GTGACCTTCACCGGACCCCGCAATGCCCCCGGCGTCGTGGACGTCGTCGCGCTCGGCGAGTCCATGGTCACGTTCCTGCCGTCCCGGCCCGGACGCCTCGCCGACGTCCCCTCGTTCGAGCGGGCCATCGGCGGCGCCGAGTCCAACGTGGCCTGCGGGCTCGCCGCCGCCGGGCACCGGGTGCGCTGGGTCAGCCGGGTCGGGGCCGACGGCTTCGGCGACCACCTCGTGGAGACCATCGGCGGCCACGGCGTCGACGTCACGGCCGTGCGCCGCGACCCCGCCCGCCCGACCGGCGTCTACTTCCGCACCGCCGGCGACCGGGGCACCGACGCCCACGAGGTCGCCTACTACCGGGCCGGATCCGCCGCGTCCGCCATGTCCGCGGAGAACGTCGACCTCGACGCCGTGCGCGCCGGACGCGTCCTGCACCTGTCCGGGATCACCGCCGCGCTCTCCGGCACCTGCCTCGGCCTGCTGCGCGAACTGACCGCGCCGCGCGAGGACCGCCCGCTCGTCTCCTTCGACGTCAACCACCGGCCCGGCCTGTGGCGTGACCCCGGAGGCCCCGCCGTCCTGCTGGACCTCGCCCGCGCCGCCGACCTCGTCTTCGTGGGCGTCGACGAGGCCCAGGACGCCTGGGGCGTCACCGGCGGCCCCGAGGCCATCCGCGCCGCGCTGCCCGAACCGCCGCTGCTCGTCGTGAAGGACGGCCCGCGCGGCGCCACCGCCTTCGACCACGCCCGGCGCCCCGCCGTGCACGTCCCGGCCCCCACGGTGCGGGTCGCCGCCGCGACCGGCGCCGGGGACGCCTTCGCCGCCGGATTCCTCCACGCCACCCTGCGCGGCCTCCCGCTGCGCGACCGGCTGCGCCACGGGCACCTGTGGGCCGCCGCCACCCTCACCAGCCCCGCCGACCTCGCCGCGCCCCCCGCCCGCGACACCGCCGACGCCCTGGTGGCCCTCGACGACGCCGGGTGGGAGAAACTTCGACTCGGCCCCGGCCGGACCCACCCCGCGGACCGGGCCGACGAGGAGGTACCCACGCCATGA
- a CDS encoding IclR family transcriptional regulator — translation MSQTVDRALSILPLLAEGPADLGKVAERLGVHKSTALRLLRTLHEHGMVYRQSDQRYRLGARLIALAQEAMENLDIRGIAHPHLVRLNEQCGHTVHLAVYEEDEVLYIDKVESRYPVRMYSRIGKPVAITVAAVAKLLLADLPEHERRALAEQLDYPMYTSRSTPNAPAFLRELDKVREQGWATDLGGHEESINCVAAPIRGADGRVVAAMSVSAPNVVVTADELLTLLPLVRRTADAISGEYSGRTPAKDTP, via the coding sequence ATGAGCCAGACCGTCGACCGCGCGCTCAGCATCCTGCCGCTGCTCGCCGAGGGCCCCGCCGACCTGGGCAAGGTCGCCGAGCGGCTCGGCGTCCACAAGTCCACCGCGCTGCGGCTGCTGCGCACCCTGCACGAACACGGCATGGTCTACCGCCAGTCCGACCAGCGCTACCGGCTCGGCGCCCGCCTCATCGCCCTCGCCCAGGAGGCGATGGAGAACCTCGACATCCGCGGGATCGCCCACCCCCACCTCGTCCGGCTCAACGAGCAGTGCGGGCACACCGTGCACCTCGCCGTCTACGAGGAGGACGAGGTGCTCTACATCGACAAGGTCGAGAGCCGCTACCCCGTGCGGATGTACTCGCGGATCGGCAAGCCCGTCGCCATCACCGTCGCGGCCGTCGCCAAGCTGCTCCTCGCCGACCTGCCCGAGCACGAGCGGCGAGCCCTCGCCGAACAGCTCGACTACCCCATGTACACGTCCCGTTCCACCCCCAACGCCCCCGCCTTCCTTCGGGAGTTGGACAAGGTCCGCGAACAGGGCTGGGCCACCGACCTCGGCGGCCACGAGGAGTCCATCAACTGCGTCGCCGCGCCGATCCGAGGCGCGGACGGCCGGGTCGTCGCCGCGATGTCGGTGTCCGCGCCGAACGTCGTCGTCACCGCCGACGAACTCCTCACCCTGCTCCCGCTCGTGCGCCGCACCGCCGACGCCATCAGCGGCGAGTACTCCGGCAGAACCCCAGCGAAGGACACCCCATGA
- a CDS encoding RidA family protein: MTDKTALTPKTHTTPPAKFSHGVRKGNILQVAGQVGFLPAVEGQAPTPAGPTLREQTLQTLANVKAILEEGGASWDDVMMIRVYLTDVDHFAEMNALYNAYFEEQGLTQPPAARTTVYVGLPAGLLIEIDALAVLG; this comes from the coding sequence ATGACCGACAAGACCGCGCTCACCCCGAAGACCCACACCACGCCGCCCGCGAAGTTCTCCCACGGGGTGCGCAAGGGCAACATCCTCCAGGTCGCCGGTCAGGTCGGCTTCCTCCCCGCCGTCGAGGGCCAGGCCCCCACGCCCGCCGGTCCCACCCTGCGCGAGCAGACCCTCCAGACCCTCGCCAACGTCAAGGCGATCCTCGAGGAGGGCGGCGCCTCCTGGGACGACGTCATGATGATCCGCGTCTATCTGACGGACGTGGACCACTTCGCCGAGATGAACGCGCTCTACAACGCCTACTTCGAGGAGCAGGGCCTCACCCAGCCGCCCGCCGCCCGCACGACCGTGTACGTCGGTCTGCCCGCCGGCCTCCTCATCGAGATCGACGCGCTGGCCGTCCTCGGCTGA